In Saccharomyces cerevisiae S288C chromosome XV, complete sequence, the following proteins share a genomic window:
- the AVO1 gene encoding Avo1p (Subunit of TORC2, a regulator of plasma membrane (PM) homeostasis; C-terminal PH domain binds to phosphoinositide-(4,5)-bisphosphate (PI(4,5)P2); binds directly to Ypk2p a Tor2p substrate and downstream TORC2 effector through a conserved central CRIM domain; acts with Tsc11p as a scaffold important for the integrity of the TORC2 complex; dispensable for PM localization of TORC2; role in regulating actin organization and growth control; orthologous to human MAPKAP1/SIN1) — translation MDTVTVLNELRAQFLRVCPEKDQMKRIIKPYIPVDEFNTEQCLDSSIRELYMNSDGVSLLPELESPPVSKDFMENYASLGKMRIMRENEGQKGKANQNLIGAEKTERDEEETRNLQDKSAKNTLIVEENGTLRYNPLNSSASNSLLNDDDHTSGKHHKTSSKEDSYLNSSMEMQKKSSKRSSLPFVRIFKSRRDHSNTSGNKNVMNTTNTRAKSSTLHPPGARHNKKGSKFDMNFDFDENLEEEDDDDDDDEEGDDIHSQFFQLDDDFDAKGSGASPAHKGINGMSNNKNNTYTNNRNSISILDDRESSNGNIGSASRLKSHFPTSQKGKIFLTDNKNDGQKSDSLNANKGIHGDGSSASGNGSVSRDGLTETESNNISDMESYINEKDLDDLNFDTVTSNINKTVSDLGGHESTNDGTAVMNRDSKDSRSNSNEFNAQNRDRITPGSSYGKSLLGSEYSEERYSNNDSSTMESGEMSLDSDMQTNTIPSHSIPMSMQKYGIYHGDDDSTLNNVFDKAVLTMNSSRHPKERRDTVISGKEPTSLTSSNRKFSVSSNLTSTRSPLLRGHGRTSSTASSEHMKAPKVSDSVLHRARKSTLTLKQDHSQPSVPSSVHKSSKEGNILIEKTTDYLVSKPKASQLSNMFNKKKKRTNTNSVDVLEYFSFVCGDKVPNYESMGLEIYIQASKKYKRNSFTTKVRKSSTIFEVIGFALFLYSTEKKPDNFEEDGLTVEDISNPNNFSLKIVDEDGEPFEDNFGKLDRKSTIQSISDSEVVLCKVDDAEKSQNEIETPLPFETGGGLMDASTLDANSSHDTTDGTINQLSFYKPIIGNEDDIDKTNGSKIIDVTVYLYPNVNPKFNYTTISVLVTSHINDILVKYCKMKNMDPNEYALKVLGKNYILDLNDTVLRLDGINKVELISKKDARELHLEKMKPDLKKPVLPTIQSNDLTPLTLEPLNSYLKADAGGAVAAIPENTKVTSKAKKISTKYKLGLAKQHSSSSVASGSVSTAGGLANGNGFFKNKNSSKSSLHGTLQFHNINRSQSTMEHTPDTPNGVGDNFQDLFTGAYHKYKVWRRQQMSFINKHERTLAIDGDYIYIVPPEGRIHWHDNVKTKSLHISQVVLVKKSKRVPEHFKIFVRREGQDDIKRYYFEAVSGQECTEIVTRLQNLLSAYRMNHK, via the coding sequence ATGGACACGGTGACGGTATTAAATGAACTGCGGGCTCAGTTTCTACGAGTGTGTCCGGAGAAAGatcaaatgaaaagaataataaaacCGTACATACCCGTAGATGAATTCAACACAGAGCAGTGCTTAGATTCTTCTATCCGTGAATTATATATGAACTCAGACGGCGTAAGCTTGTTACCTGAACTAGAGTCTCCACCGGTATCTAAGGATTTTATGGAAAACTATGCTTCATTAGGGAAAATGAGGATAATGAGGGAGAATGAAGgccaaaaaggaaaggcTAACCAGAATTTAATAGGAGCAGAGAAGACTGAAAGAGACGAGGAAGAAACACGAAATTTGCAAGATAAAAGTGCAAAAAATACTCTGatagttgaagaaaatggaacACTTCGTTATAATCCACTTAATTCATCTGCGTCGAACTCTCTTTTAAATGATGACGACCATACCAGTGGAAAACATCACAAAACTTCCTCAAAGGAAGACTCATATTTAAATAGTTCGATGGAAATGCAGAAGAAATCTAGTAAGAGATCGTCGCTTCCTTTCGTGAGGATATTCAAAAGTCGAAGGGACCACTCAAATACTTctggaaataaaaatgtcaTGAATACAACTAATACAAGAGCAAAATCATCTACTTTGCATCCACCTGGTGCTCGCCATAATAAGAAAGGCAGTAAATTCGATATGAACTTCGATTTCGATGAAAActtagaagaagaagatgatgacgacgacGATGACGAAGAAGGTGACGATATACActctcaattttttcagttagatgatgattttgatgCTAAGGGTTCTGGAGCAAGTCCAGCCCACAAAGGCATCAACGGCATGTCCAACAATAAAAACAACACCTACACAAATAACAGAAACAGCATCAGCATTCTTGATGATCGAGAGAGTTCAAATGGCAATATAGGAAGTGCTTCAAGGTTAAAATCTCATTTCCCCACAAGTCAAAAGgggaaaatttttttaactgacaataaaaatgatggACAAAAATCTGATTCACTGAATGCCAATAAAGGTATACATGGAGATGGAAGCAGCGCCAGCGGTAACGGATCGGTGAGTAGGGACGGTTTGACGGAAACGGAAAGCAACAATATTTCCGATATGGAATCTtatatcaatgaaaaagatttagatgatttgaattttgataCAGTGACCTCAAACATAAACAAAACAGTATCTGATTTGGGAGGACATGAATCTACAAATGATGGAACGGCGGTCATGAACAGGGATTCAAAAGACAGCCGCAGTAATAGCAATGAATTCAATGCACAAAATCGTGACCGAATCACTCCTGGCTCATCATATGGGAAGTCCCTTTTAGGATCTGAATATTCCGAAGAACGTTATTCTAATAACGACTCGTCAACCATGGAGAGCGGTGAAATGTCTCTTGATTCAGACATGCAAACTAATACTATACCCTCTCATTCCATACCAATGTCTATGCAAAAATATGGCATCTATCATGGCGATGATGACTCTACCTTAAACAATGTCTTCGATAAAGCCGTACTGACTATGAATTCATCGCGACACCCAAAAGAAAGGCGCGATACTGTTATATCAGGAAAGGAGCCAACATCCTTAACCAGTTCtaatagaaaattttctgttaGCTCGAATTTAACTTCAACAAGGTCTCCTCTTTTACGAGGACATGGAAGAACTTCATCGACGGCCAGTAGTGAACACATGAAAGCCCCAAAGGTTTCTGACAGTGTATTGCATAGGGCAAGGAAGAGCACGTTGACGTTAAAGCAGGACCATTCTCAACCTAGTGTTCCATCAAGTGTCCATAAAAGCTCGAAAGAGGGGAACATCCTTATTGAGAAAACCACCGATTATCTAGTGTCGAAACCGAAGGCCTCACAGTTATCGAATATGttcaacaaaaagaaaaagagaacaaaTACTAATTCTGTAGATGTGttagaatatttttcatttgtttgCGGAGATAAAGTACCAAATTATGAATCAATGGGTCTCGAAATATACATTCAagcttccaaaaaatataaaagaaattccTTCACTACCAAAGTCCGAAAATCGTCTACCATCTTCGAAGTTATTGGAtttgctttatttttgtattctACTGAGAAAAAACCGGacaattttgaagaagatggatTGACAGTTGAAGACATTTCTAATCCTAATAACttctctttgaaaattgtCGATGAAGACGGTGAACCTTTTGAGGATAACTTTGGTAAACTAGATAGAAAAAGCACTATTCAATCAATTTCGGACAGCGAAGTTGTTTTATGTAAGGTTGATGATGCCGAGAAGtctcaaaatgaaattgaaacaCCTTTACCATTTGAAACTGGTGGGGGCCTAATGGATGCTTCTACTTTGGATGCTAACAGCAGTCACGATACAACTGACGGAACCATCAACCAACTAAGTTTCTACAAACCTATTATAGGTAATGAAGACGACATCGATAAGACAAACGGTTCGAAAATCATTGATGTAACAGTATATTTGTATCCTAACGTGAATCCCAAATTTAACTATACTACCATAAGTGTTTTAGTGACCTCACATATAAACGATattttggtaaaatattgcaaaatgaaaaatatggaTCCTAATGAATATGCATTAAAAGTTCTAGGAAAGAACTATATACTGGACTTGAATGATACGGTATTAAGGCTCGATGGTATTAATAAGGTGGAACTCATCTCTAAAAAAGATGCAAGGGAGTTgcatttggaaaaaatgaaacCTGACCTAAAGAAGCCCGTTTTGCCAACGATCCAAAGTAATGATCTAACTCCGTTAACTTTGGAGCCTCTGAACTCTTATCTCAAAGCAGATGCTGGAGGGGCTGTGGCTGCCATTCCTGAAAACACGAAAGTTACATCCAAAGCTAAGAAGATATCCACGAAGTATAAGCTGGGCTTGGCAAAGCAGCATTCGTCATCAAGTGTTGCTAGTGGAAGTGTTTCAACGGCTGGCGGTCTCGCCAATGGAAATGGGTTtttcaagaacaagaattCATCCAAATCCTCTTTGCATGGGACACTGCAGTTTCATAATATAAACCGTTCTCAGAGTACGATGGAGCACACGCCTGACACTCCAAATGGAGTTGGAGATAACTTCCAAGATCTTTTTACCGGAGCGTATCATAAATATAAGGTATGGAGAAGGCAGCAAATGTCATTTATAAACAAGCATGAAAGAACACTAGCCATTGATGGCGACTACATATACATTGTACCCCCGGAGGGACGTATACATTGGCATGATAATGTAAAGACTAAGTCGTTACACATTAGTCAAGTGGttcttgtcaaaaaatccaaaagaGTCCCTGAgcatttcaaaattttcgtAAGAAGAGAGGGGCAAGATGATATCAAAAGGTACTACTTTGAAGCAGTTTCAGGTCAAGAGTGTACTGAGATCGTGACGCGATTACAAAACTTATTAAGCGCTTATAGAATGAATCATAAATAA
- the REX4 gene encoding putative 3'-5' exonuclease (Putative RNA exonuclease; possibly involved in pre-rRNA processing and ribosome assembly), which translates to MALSSNWQALLASESNPTSNGKNKQSNRKIRNVKKVSKTVNVSSTTQYAPRKRKNGSKIMDMVYNMNKEISKHEKDKLEGKVFEFNPNKANTSTTIKEPVKVGISEDTRINSNKSKEIGKYIAMDCEFVGVGPEGKESALARISIVNYFGHVVLDEFVKPREKVVEWRTWVSGIKPEHMKNAITFKEAQKKTADILEGRILVGHALKHDLEALMLSHPKSLLRDTSRHLPFRKLYAKGKTPSLKKLTREVLKISIQEGEHSSVEDARATMLLYKKEKTEFEKIHRNTFN; encoded by the coding sequence ATGGCTCTCTCTTCAAACTGGCAGGCACTATTAGCCTCCGAAAGCAATCCTACCTCCAATGGAAAGAATAAGCAATCAAATAGGAAAATCAGAAACGTTAAGAAAGTTAGCAAAACAGTAAATGTCAGTAGTACAACCCAATATGCCCCTCGAAAGCGCAAAAACGGCAGTAAAATTATGGACATGGTATATAACATGAACAAGGAGATTAGTAAGCATGAGAAAGACAAGCTCGAGGGAAAAGTGTTTGAATTCAACCCAAATAAAGCAAATACTAGTACTACTATTAAAGAGCCAGTAAAAGTGGGTATTTCGGAAGATACTCGTATTAATAGTAATAAGAGTAAAGAAATTGGGAAATACATCGCCATGGATTGTGAATTTGTAGGCGTTGGTCCCGAGGGTAAAGAGTCTGCGTTAGCTAGAATATCAATCGTAAATTATTTTGGACATGTCGTCCTCGATGAATTTGTTAAGCCAAGAGAGAAAGTTGTAGAATGGAGAACTTGGGTTAGTGGTATTAAACCAGAGCATATGAAAAATGCCATTACATTCAAAGAAGCTCAAAAAAAGACTGCGGATATTCTGGAAGGTAGAATTCTTGTAGGGCACGCTTTAAAGCATGATCTCGAAGCATTGATGTTATCCCACCCAAAGTCACTACTCAGGGACACTTCAAGACACCTCCCATTCAGGAAGTTGTATGCTAAGGGTAAAACACCCAGcttaaagaaattaacCAGGGAGGttttaaaaatttccaTTCAAGAAGGTGAGCATTCTTCAGTCGAAGATGCTCGTGCCACCATgctattatataaaaaggaaaaaacggaatttgaaaaaattcacaGAAACACTTTCAACTAA
- the BRX1 gene encoding ribosome biogenesis protein BRX1 (Nucleolar protein; constituent of 66S pre-ribosomal particles; depletion leads to defects in rRNA processing and a block in the assembly of large ribosomal subunits; possesses a sigma(70)-like RNA-binding motif) — MSSIYKALAGKSKDNKSEKKQGNVKQFMNKQRTLLISSRGVNYRHRHLIQDLSGLLPHSRKEPKLDTKKDLQQLNEIAELYNCNNVLFFEARKHQDLYLWLSKPPNGPTIKFYIQNLHTMDELNFTGNCLKGSRPVLSFDQRFESSPHYQLIKELLVHNFGVPPNARKSKPFIDHVMSFSIVDDKIWVRTYEISHSTKNKEEYEDGEEDISLVEIGPRFVMTVILILEGSFGGPKIYENKQYVSPNVVRAQIKQQAAEEAKSRAEAAVERKIKRRENVLAADPLSNDALFK, encoded by the coding sequence ATGTCTTCTATCTACAAAGCCCTCGCAGGAAAGAgcaaagataataaatctgaaAAGAAGCAAGGCAATGTCAAGCAATTTATGAACAAGCAAAGAACTCTTCTGATTTCGAGTAGAGGTGTTAACTATAGACATCGTCATTTAATTCAAGACTTAAGCGGATTATTGCCTCATTCCAGAAAGGAGCCAAAATTGGATACTAAAAAGGATCTTCAACAGTTGAACGAAATCGCTGAGTTGTACAATTGTAATAATGTTCTATTCTTTGAGGCCAGAAAACACCAAGATTTGTATCTATGGTTATCCAAGCCGCCAAATGGGCCAACtataaaattttacatTCAAAACTTGCATACTATGGATGAGTTGAATTTTACAGGTAACTGTTTAAAGGGTTCTCGTCCGGTATTGTCGTTTGATCAACGTTTCGAATCCTCCCCACACTACCAATTAATTAAGGAGTTGCTAGTGCATAATTTTGGTGTACCACCAAATGCTAGAAAATCTAAGCCATTTATTGATCACGTCATGTCCTTCAGTATTGTAGATGATAAAATATGGGTGAGGACATATGAGATCTCACACAGTACtaagaacaaagaagaatatgaaGATGGCGAAGAAGACATATCATTAGTGGAAATTGGCCCTAGGTTTGTTATGACTGTCATTTTGATCCTAGAAGGTTCATTTGGTGGTCCAAAGATCtatgaaaataaacaatatGTTTCGCCAAACGTCGTAAGAGCTCAAATTAAACAACAAGCTGCTGAGGAGGCAAAGTCTAGAGCTGAAGCTGCtgtggaaagaaaaattaagaGAAGAGAGAATGTTCTTGCCGCCGATCCTTTATCAAACGATGCCTTGTTTAAATAA
- the ATP19 gene encoding F1F0 ATP synthase subunit k (Subunit k of the mitochondrial F1F0 ATP synthase; F1F0 ATP synthase is a large, evolutionarily conserved enzyme complex required for ATP synthesis; associated only with the dimeric form of ATP synthase), producing the protein MGAAYHFMGKAIPPHQLAIGTLGLLGLLVVPNPFKSAKPKTVDIKTDNKDEEKFIENYLKKHSEKQDA; encoded by the coding sequence ATGGGTGCTGCTTATCATTTCATGGGGAAAGCTATCCCTCCACACCAACTAGCCATTGGGACATTAGGACTGCTAGGTTTATTGGTTGTTCCAAATCCTTTTAAAAGCGCAAAGCCAAAAACAGTCGACATCAAAACAGACAACAAAGACGaggaaaaattcattgaaaactACTTAAAGAAACATTCGGAAAAGCAAGATGCGTAA
- the MDM20 gene encoding Mdm20p (Non-catalytic subunit of the NatB N-terminal acetyltransferase; NatB catalyzes N-acetylation of proteins with specific N-terminal sequences; involved in mitochondrial inheritance and actin assembly) has protein sequence MSDKIQEEILGLVSRSNFKQCYAKLGQLQKQFPNALYFKILETYVKFKQSPGKFDYNKLLEEPYGLKGTTITGDTRSLEFLHNFFVELGKYDEALHVYERGNFKFPSYELSYHWFMKALEDSNYNQMSKASLQLAKYSDSGNLPKRAYYFWNAISILAVSRFQENTLSDPKKILLSRLARQSLLDLKPFQNVQEIIVYCLVLDELFPQSREISEEIVAITFANFDTSVNLYLKNFILKHTKLLNSPQKLFEVCSKLIEKGLDDYELITNLIDAAYKLSKSKDEVKQWIDENLGDSRNTRLARLKLDIMYTDSVSESSLSYYLSKYHNKPCCSIDLNHYSGHINIDMLKSIMSKYDPEDKDLIHHCNILELGLIGSDSINNYNKFKGTLEKKSVTDYSSCSTFLLEIVKDKCKKTNPELKDVLLCITILENYQAKDPHNFDTMCWLIVLYMYLGLVPDAYFHFINLKIKNVQTDSLDYMIFSRFSTLFPNKQSDFYSKTFHEHNNLYDTSLANLPRYIQVAFERNSYSKILGMLEMRDKLMKSYTRWTKTLENLQFSRLCNDKRGHLLQKLHEDWRSLEMTQSVSFSDNRDFSILDENFAQFLNRGKILEYANLNEESIFLTLIRELIIEALPNGEKTEQISALLKKLPSINLEELLNNNLTEVESASFLIFFEIYENNGKNLHDLISRLMKVPINAKQNWMVSHTYLTKMATLKTLDSLKRIKDKEIQKLIKNSLKELRSCCDDVFKGYSKALVQAYEELKKDECGNLLKELDVKAENVKNIKNSLLGIQKSVRNL, from the coding sequence ATGTCCGACAAGATACAGGAGGAGATATTAGGACTAGTAAGCAGGTCCAACTTCAAACAATGCTATGCAAAACTGGGGCAATTGCAAAAACAATTTCCCAATGCGTTGTACTTCAAGATTTTGGAAACCTATGTTAAATTCAAGCAGTCACCTGGTAAGTTCGATTACAATAAACTGCTAGAAGAACCATATGGGCTGAAAGGGACAACGATTACGGGCGACACGCGTTCCTTGGAGTTTTTGCACAACTTCTTCGTAGAGTTAGGGAAATACGACGAAGCATTGCACGTGTATGAAAGAggaaatttcaaattcccTAGCTACGAATTGTCTTATCACTGGTTTATGAAAGCATTGGAAGATTCCAATTATAACCAAATGAGCAAAGCATCTCTACAGCTAGCTAAATACAGTGACAGTGGAAACCTGCCTAAAAGAGcatattatttttggaaTGCAATCTCGATTTTAGCCGTATCAAGGTTTCAGGAAAACACTCTTTCAGAtcccaagaaaattttgctCTCCAGGCTAGCGCGCCAGTCTTTGTTAGACTTGAAAccatttcaaaatgttcAAGAGATTATAGTTTATTGTTTGGTGTTGGATGAACTATTCCCTCAATCTAGAGAAATCTCGGAAGAGATTGTTGCGATTACCTTTGCCAATTTTGATACTTCAGTAAACTtgtatttgaaaaactttatCTTGAAGCATACCAAGTTATTGAATTCTCCAcaaaaactttttgaagtttGTTCAAAACTTATTGAAAAGGGCCTTGATGATTATGAATTGATCACAAACTTGATTGATGCTGCCTACAAACTTTCTAAATCTAAAGACGAAGTCAAACAATGgattgatgaaaatttggGAGACTCAAGGAATACTCGATTGGCGCGCTTGAAACTTGATATAATGTACACCGATTCGGTTTCGGAATCATCTTTGTCGTACTATTTATCAAAGTACCATAACAAACCTTGTTGTTCAATCGATTTGAATCATTACAGCGGCCACATTAACATAGATATGCTTAAGAGCATTATGTCTAAGTACGATCCAGAGGATAAGGATTTGATTCATCATTGTAATATTCTAGAATTGGGACTTATTGGAAGCGACTCAATCAATAACTATAACAAGTTTAAGGGGACcctggaaaaaaaatcggtAACGGATTATTCCTCCTGTTCTACATTCTTATTAGAAATAGTCAAGGACAAGTGCAAGAAAACTAATCCTGAATTGAAAGACGTGCTTTTGTGTATAACGATATTGGAAAATTACCAAGCCAAGGACCCTCATAACTTCGATACTATGTGCTGGCTGATTGTTTTATACATGTACCTGGGTTTAGTTCCCGATGCTTATTTCCATTTCATAAACCTAAAGATTAAAAACGTTCAAACAGATTCCCTAGATTACATGATATTCTCGAGATTTTCTACTTTGTTCCCGAATAAACAGAGCGATTTTTACTCCAAGACATTCCATGAACataataatttatacgATACATCACTGGCTAATTTACCAAGATATATTCAGGTGGCATTCGAAAGAAATTCATATAGCAAAATACTAGGAATGCTCGAGATGAGGGATAAACTAATGAAATCCTATACAAGATGGACCAAAACTTTAGAAAACTTACAGTTCTCACGTTTATGCAACGACAAGCGCGGCCACCTACTACAAAAATTACACGAAGATTGGAGATCTTTAGAAATGACGCAAAGTGTATCATTTTCTGACAATAGAGACTTTTCCATATtagatgaaaattttgccCAATTTCTTAACCGTggtaaaattttggaatatGCTAACTTGAATGAAgaatcaatttttctaacTTTGATAAGAGAACTTATTATTGAAGCTTTGCCAAATGGGGAGAAAACGGAACAAATAAGTGCGCTCTTAAAAAAACTTCCATCAATTAACCTTGAAGAGTTGTTGAATAATAATTTAACTGAAGTGGAGTCAGCGTCatttctgatttttttcgaaATTTACGAAAATAACGGTAAAAATCTACATGATTTAATTTCTAGGTTGATGAAAGTCCCAATAAATGCAAAACAAAACTGGATGGTATCCCATACTTACCTTACTAAAATGGCAACCTTAAAAACACTAGACAGTTTGAAGAGAAtcaaagataaagaaattcaaaaactaaTCAAAAACTCCCTCAAGGAGTTGAGGAGTTGTTGCGATGATGTATTTAAAGGTTATTCTAAAGCTTTAGTACAAGCATATgaagaattaaaaaaagatgaatgTGGCAACTTGTTAAAAGAACTTGATGTTAAAGCTGAAAATGTCAAGAACattaaaaattcattaCTAGGCATCCAAAAAAGTGTAAGAAATTTATGA